The Caldicellulosiruptor changbaiensis genome has a segment encoding these proteins:
- a CDS encoding gluconeogenesis factor YvcK family protein has translation MIFDFLKPGIYIKRWILLMVLCILLISASLNRYVEIFNFTLELHLSLRIALFIIGILLFFLSLMGLIRGFIRLLNRSLPYRISQKTIFDAIYSKGFLEKGPRIVAIGGGTGLSTMLRGIKNLTANITAIVTVADDGGGSGKLREDLGMLPPGDIRNCILALANTEEIMQELLNYRFKEGSLKGQSFGNLFLAAMTGIAGSFEKAVKLMSEVLAVRGKVLPVTLDNINLCAELENGQVIVGESRIPDVVKQTRSAIKRVFITPSDAKPNAEVLEEIEKADVIIIGPGSLYTSIMPNLLFDEVVESIKKSHAKKIYIANIMTQPGETDDYTLYDHIRVIENHCKGKIFDIVIVNNQPIPLDVLQRYEEDGAKPVYADKKTKEDGYVLIEEGLLNISNGLIRHNSAKLARVISNLIYGKDVIHEYKLGYFRLKNLSKPFRG, from the coding sequence ATGATATTTGATTTTCTAAAACCAGGGATATATATAAAAAGATGGATTTTGCTTATGGTTTTGTGCATTTTATTGATTTCAGCGTCATTGAATAGATACGTTGAAATCTTTAATTTTACCTTAGAGCTTCACCTATCCCTCAGGATAGCATTGTTTATAATTGGAATTTTGCTATTTTTCCTTTCACTGATGGGGTTGATAAGAGGTTTTATCAGGCTTTTGAACAGAAGTCTTCCTTATCGTATAAGTCAAAAGACAATCTTTGATGCTATCTATTCAAAAGGTTTTTTAGAAAAAGGACCAAGAATTGTTGCGATTGGTGGTGGGACAGGTCTTTCGACAATGCTAAGAGGTATAAAAAATCTTACTGCCAATATCACAGCTATTGTCACAGTTGCAGACGACGGTGGTGGTTCTGGAAAGCTCAGAGAAGATTTAGGTATGCTACCGCCCGGTGATATCAGAAACTGTATTTTAGCCTTGGCAAACACAGAGGAGATAATGCAAGAGCTTTTAAACTACAGGTTCAAAGAAGGAAGCCTGAAAGGTCAGAGTTTTGGCAACCTCTTTTTAGCTGCAATGACAGGCATCGCAGGAAGCTTTGAAAAGGCAGTAAAACTTATGAGCGAGGTCTTGGCAGTAAGAGGGAAGGTCTTGCCTGTCACGCTTGACAACATAAATCTTTGTGCTGAGCTTGAAAATGGGCAGGTTATTGTTGGTGAGTCAAGAATACCTGATGTTGTAAAGCAAACAAGAAGTGCAATCAAAAGAGTTTTTATCACACCTTCTGATGCAAAACCAAACGCAGAGGTTTTAGAAGAAATTGAAAAGGCAGATGTTATAATAATCGGACCGGGAAGTCTTTATACAAGCATAATGCCAAATCTACTCTTTGACGAGGTGGTTGAGAGCATAAAAAAGAGCCATGCAAAAAAGATTTACATTGCAAATATCATGACACAGCCTGGCGAGACAGACGATTATACCCTTTATGACCACATTCGTGTAATAGAGAACCACTGCAAAGGCAAGATTTTTGACATTGTAATTGTAAACAACCAGCCAATACCCCTTGATGTGCTTCAGCGCTATGAAGAAGACGGTGCAAAGCCAGTCTACGCTGACAAAAAGACAAAAGAGGATGGGTATGTATTAATCGAAGAAGGACTTTTGAATATCTCAAATGGCCTTATTCGTCACAACTCAGCAAAATTGGCAAGGGTTATTAGCAACCTTATCTATGGGAAAGACGTCATTCATGAGTATAAGTTGGGTTATTTTAGGCTGAAGAATCTTAGCAAGCCTTTTAGAGGCTGA
- the whiA gene encoding DNA-binding protein WhiA: MSFSSSAKAEVSKKLMQASCCRKAAIAAFLKFAGVIYQSEGIFSFKASFENAQTARAFFLLMKNGFSKHCEVTIKKNSKLNKNYVYTIILPPSTDNLQVLKELHFVKKTSKEHILSFSLKEELVKKKCCKKAFLQAAFLSCGSITNPEKMYHLEFDMKTKEDAEFLQKILRSFEFEAKIVERKSHYVVYLKEGEQIVDFLNIIGAHAALLELENIRIVKELRNNVNRLVNCETANLEKTINASMRHIENIEFIEKTIGIDSLPENLREIARLRIKYKDASLKELGSMLKNPLGKSGVNHRLRKIDKIAEELRKGGILYAKPSDES, encoded by the coding sequence ATGTCGTTTTCGTCGTCTGCAAAGGCAGAGGTCTCAAAGAAGCTAATGCAGGCTTCTTGCTGTAGAAAAGCTGCCATTGCTGCCTTTTTGAAGTTTGCAGGGGTAATATATCAGTCAGAAGGCATATTTTCTTTTAAGGCTTCATTTGAAAATGCCCAGACAGCAAGAGCATTTTTTCTTCTTATGAAAAATGGATTTTCTAAGCACTGTGAGGTTACAATAAAGAAGAACAGTAAGCTTAATAAAAACTATGTTTACACCATAATTTTACCACCAAGTACTGACAACTTGCAGGTTTTAAAAGAGCTGCACTTTGTAAAGAAGACTTCGAAAGAGCACATTTTAAGTTTTTCTCTCAAAGAAGAGCTTGTTAAAAAGAAATGTTGTAAAAAAGCATTTTTACAGGCAGCGTTTTTGTCATGCGGTTCAATTACCAACCCTGAGAAGATGTATCATTTAGAGTTTGACATGAAAACAAAAGAAGATGCTGAATTTTTGCAAAAGATTTTAAGGTCGTTTGAGTTTGAGGCAAAAATTGTTGAAAGAAAGTCCCATTATGTAGTATACTTAAAAGAAGGTGAACAAATAGTAGATTTTTTAAATATAATTGGTGCACATGCAGCTCTTTTAGAGCTTGAAAATATTAGGATTGTCAAAGAGCTGAGAAACAATGTCAATCGTCTTGTCAATTGTGAGACCGCTAATTTAGAGAAGACTATAAATGCCTCAATGAGACATATTGAGAATATTGAATTTATTGAAAAGACCATTGGTATTGACAGCCTTCCAGAAAACTTGCGCGAGATTGCAAGGCTTAGGATAAAATACAAAGATGCCTCACTAAAAGAGCTTGGCAGTATGCTCAAAAACCCCCTTGGCAAATCTGGTGTCAATCACAGACTGAGAAAGATAGACAAAATTGCCGAGGAACTTAGAAAAGGAGGAATATTATATGCAAAGCCTTCAGATGAAAGTTGA
- a CDS encoding HPr family phosphocarrier protein produces the protein MKVENSQGISSRGAALLVQVASKFKSIIWIEKDEKRANAKSIMGLMSLMVNYGDDITIITEGEDEKEALDAVVKLINSDFSEEVAKEITQEK, from the coding sequence ATGAAAGTTGAAAATTCTCAGGGCATCTCATCCAGAGGTGCAGCGCTTTTGGTTCAGGTTGCAAGCAAGTTCAAGTCCATCATTTGGATAGAAAAGGATGAGAAAAGGGCTAATGCAAAGAGTATCATGGGTCTGATGTCGCTCATGGTAAACTATGGAGATGATATAACAATTATTACAGAAGGCGAAGATGAAAAAGAGGCGTTAGATGCCGTTGTTAAGCTTATAAACTCTGACTTTAGTGAAGAGGTTGCAAAAGAAATTACACAAGAAAAATAA
- a CDS encoding homocysteine S-methyltransferase family protein — protein sequence MDVILFKNDVYKKVLVFDGAMGTQLIQNGLKEDECPDLWSLTKPDVIAKIHRDYFEAGSDCVETNTFGANREKLKKYGLENEVEKINKAAILLAKDVAKEYGGYVGLSVGPTGRLMRPSGDLEFDEAESVFYEQILAGIEAGADFISIETMSDIKEAKAAFLAYKRAKENANKDVACLVSLTFEENKRLLMGTPPEVAAYFFSFIGADLVGANCSGGAKQLLDVIKSMIGFSFVPLSTKPNAGLPKMIDGKVIYEDCIADFESSTEEFIQSGVRLYGGCCGTNPEYIKAIAKLVKGKNILFESDAEKRFITSIYSILDVSSKFSVYEFKLTNDFSQESIFELVGIEEDSILVDIDEGVEQEILKSFLLESQDFSKKPYIFNIKTKEQADLIDRYYFGVYGSVSNLCGSSGIKVEI from the coding sequence ATGGATGTCATTTTGTTTAAAAATGATGTTTACAAAAAGGTTTTAGTTTTTGACGGTGCAATGGGCACTCAGCTTATTCAAAACGGGCTAAAAGAAGATGAATGTCCAGACCTGTGGTCTTTGACAAAGCCGGATGTTATAGCAAAGATACACAGAGACTATTTTGAAGCAGGGTCTGACTGTGTTGAAACAAACACATTTGGTGCAAACAGAGAAAAGCTAAAAAAGTACGGGCTTGAAAATGAGGTTGAGAAGATAAACAAAGCTGCCATTTTGCTTGCAAAAGATGTTGCAAAAGAGTATGGGGGGTATGTTGGGCTTTCTGTTGGGCCAACAGGAAGGCTGATGAGGCCATCTGGTGACTTGGAATTTGATGAGGCAGAGTCTGTGTTTTATGAGCAGATTTTGGCAGGAATTGAAGCAGGAGCTGATTTTATTTCTATTGAAACAATGTCTGACATAAAAGAGGCAAAGGCTGCGTTTTTGGCGTACAAAAGGGCAAAAGAAAATGCAAACAAAGATGTTGCTTGTTTGGTTTCTTTGACATTTGAAGAGAATAAAAGACTACTTATGGGCACACCGCCTGAGGTTGCAGCTTACTTTTTTAGTTTTATTGGTGCAGACCTTGTTGGTGCAAACTGCTCAGGCGGGGCAAAACAGCTTTTAGATGTTATAAAGTCTATGATCGGATTTTCATTTGTGCCGCTGTCCACAAAGCCAAACGCAGGACTCCCTAAAATGATTGATGGAAAGGTTATATACGAGGATTGTATAGCTGATTTTGAATCTTCAACAGAGGAATTTATCCAAAGCGGTGTTAGACTTTATGGTGGTTGTTGCGGTACAAATCCTGAGTATATAAAGGCAATTGCAAAGCTTGTAAAAGGCAAAAATATCTTGTTTGAAAGCGATGCAGAAAAGAGGTTTATAACTTCAATATATTCAATTTTAGATGTATCATCTAAATTTAGCGTTTATGAATTCAAACTCACAAACGACTTTTCACAAGAAAGTATCTTTGAACTTGTTGGCATTGAAGAAGATAGTATACTTGTTGACATTGATGAAGGTGTAGAACAAGAAATTTTAAAAAGCTTTTTGCTTGAATCACAGGACTTTTCAAAAAAGCCTTATATATTTAATATCAAGACAAAAGAGCAAGCAGATTTAATTGACAGATACTATTTTGGTGTGTATGGTTCAGTATCGAACCTTTGTGGCAGCAGCGGAATCAAAGTGGAGATTTAA
- a CDS encoding bifunctional homocysteine S-methyltransferase/methylenetetrahydrofolate reductase: MKSFREFLSQQDIVLFDGAMGTELLNRGYNKDFPLEWANISNPDLVKNIHNDYILAGSQCIETNTFGANECKLKLYGFEGQVEKVNRSAVKLAKEVAGQTAYVIGSVGPLGKPVGSGFEIDDKKAKEVYKRQLYFLLDEGVDAILFETAASTHEVFIAIEALKELDSNFPYIVQFSFSRELTTAYGEDIYRVIEFLKNLDADVVGLNCGNGPHQTLEALKIYSQHLKGPFSVQPNAGYPQLLQGRLVYSTSANYFASFVDEYVKCGAKIIGGCCGTTPEHIKAIKERIKTISKSVEIEVIEKKEEQKSILKDTPSELSQKLGKKFVFTVEISPPKGIELEKTKEGVKLLKEAGADTVNIADSPMARVRISPIALAHILKEELGVESILHFTCRDRNLISLQSELLGAAALGVKNVLALTGDPPSIGDHPQAKPVFDVNSEGLVLILNKLNSGTDYMGNPIGKATNFTIGVALNLNADDLNKEIERLKRKIENGAHFIETQPIYEVESLERFFEKVDFKLPPILGGVLPLRSSRHAEFLHNEVPGITIPDKIRERMKNSKDPVKEGIEIACEIVDRIKGMVSGIYIMPPFEKYEMAAEIIKRFRA; this comes from the coding sequence TTGAAGAGCTTTAGAGAGTTTTTGAGTCAGCAGGATATTGTGCTTTTTGACGGTGCAATGGGTACAGAACTTTTGAACAGAGGTTATAACAAAGATTTTCCACTTGAGTGGGCAAACATCTCAAACCCAGATCTTGTAAAAAACATTCACAACGACTACATTTTAGCAGGAAGCCAGTGTATAGAGACAAATACATTTGGTGCAAATGAGTGCAAACTAAAACTCTACGGTTTTGAAGGGCAAGTTGAGAAAGTAAACAGAAGCGCTGTAAAGCTTGCAAAAGAGGTAGCAGGGCAAACAGCATATGTTATTGGAAGCGTTGGTCCTCTTGGAAAGCCGGTTGGCAGTGGATTTGAGATAGACGACAAAAAAGCAAAAGAGGTTTATAAAAGGCAGCTTTATTTTCTTTTAGATGAAGGTGTGGATGCTATTCTGTTTGAGACAGCTGCATCCACACATGAAGTTTTTATTGCGATTGAAGCTTTAAAAGAGCTTGACAGTAACTTTCCATACATTGTCCAGTTTTCATTCTCAAGAGAGCTAACTACAGCGTACGGTGAGGACATTTACAGGGTTATAGAGTTCTTGAAAAACCTTGATGCAGATGTTGTAGGCCTTAACTGTGGCAACGGTCCACACCAGACGTTAGAAGCTTTGAAGATATATTCCCAGCATTTAAAAGGACCGTTTTCTGTTCAGCCAAATGCAGGCTATCCTCAGCTTTTGCAAGGAAGGCTTGTGTATTCAACTTCTGCAAATTATTTTGCTTCGTTTGTAGATGAGTATGTAAAATGTGGGGCAAAGATAATAGGTGGGTGCTGCGGAACAACACCTGAGCATATAAAGGCTATAAAAGAGAGGATAAAGACAATTAGCAAAAGTGTAGAAATTGAGGTTATTGAAAAGAAAGAAGAACAAAAGAGCATTTTGAAAGACACACCCTCTGAGCTTTCACAAAAACTTGGTAAAAAGTTTGTCTTCACAGTTGAGATAAGTCCACCAAAGGGAATAGAGCTTGAAAAGACAAAAGAAGGTGTAAAACTTTTAAAAGAGGCGGGGGCAGACACGGTAAATATTGCAGATTCACCAATGGCAAGAGTGAGAATCTCACCGATTGCACTTGCGCATATATTAAAAGAAGAGCTTGGGGTGGAATCAATCCTTCACTTTACATGCAGAGATAGAAATCTTATTTCTCTTCAATCAGAACTTTTAGGTGCAGCAGCATTGGGTGTTAAAAATGTTTTGGCACTGACAGGTGACCCACCATCAATTGGCGATCATCCACAGGCAAAACCTGTTTTTGATGTTAACTCTGAAGGACTTGTACTCATTTTGAACAAGCTCAACAGCGGGACAGACTACATGGGGAATCCAATTGGCAAGGCGACAAACTTTACAATTGGCGTTGCATTAAACCTTAACGCAGATGATTTGAACAAGGAGATTGAGAGACTCAAACGAAAAATAGAAAATGGGGCGCATTTTATAGAAACTCAGCCAATTTATGAGGTGGAGAGCTTAGAGAGGTTTTTTGAAAAGGTGGATTTTAAACTGCCGCCAATTTTAGGGGGTGTTCTGCCTCTCAGGTCATCAAGACATGCTGAGTTTTTGCACAACGAGGTGCCGGGGATAACAATACCAGATAAAATCCGTGAGAGGATGAAGAACTCAAAAGACCCTGTAAAAGAGGGAATAGAGATTGCTTGCGAGATTGTTGATAGAATAAAAGGGATGGTCTCAGGAATCTATATAATGCCACCTTTTGAAAAGTATGAAATGGCAGCAGAGATTATTAAGAGATTTAGGGCTTGA
- a CDS encoding IS110 family RNA-guided transposase: protein MKYTQNEKILQVTERTLVVGVDIAKERHVGRAFDFRGVELGKRIEFENRKEGMEKFLDWANKIMKANGKESMIVGIEPTGHYWLCFEQYLRENGIKVVLVNPFHVKRSKELDDNTQTKSDIKDPKTIAMLVKDGRYTEPNIPEGIYAEMRVAMNIYERLQKQLNVLKNQIINWLDIYFPEFLGVFSDWEGKTAIATLREMPLPCDVVGKEVEGIIEYWRDKVDKRAISRRRAMDLTEAAKRSIGKKEGRKLARQEIKYLLEEYELLNKQVEEIEAEMAELLKEVPNGDKLLEIKGVGVKTAVGFISEVGDIKRYEDSKQIQKLAGLNIVENSSGKYKGQTCISKRGRGRLRSSLFKAMITIVAKNEEFKQLHRYYTTRENNPLKKKQSLIALCCKLIRVFYAILKKGVKYDGNKMLSDIKREALARTA from the coding sequence TTGAAGTATACACAAAATGAAAAGATATTACAAGTCACAGAAAGAACTTTAGTTGTAGGAGTAGATATAGCAAAGGAAAGGCATGTTGGTAGAGCATTTGACTTCAGAGGAGTGGAGCTTGGTAAGAGAATAGAATTTGAGAATAGGAAAGAAGGTATGGAAAAATTTCTGGATTGGGCAAATAAGATAATGAAAGCAAATGGCAAGGAGAGTATGATAGTTGGGATAGAACCTACAGGGCATTACTGGCTGTGCTTTGAGCAGTACTTAAGAGAGAATGGCATAAAAGTGGTATTAGTGAATCCTTTTCACGTGAAGAGGAGCAAGGAGCTTGATGATAACACGCAAACTAAGAGTGATATAAAGGATCCGAAGACGATAGCAATGCTTGTGAAGGATGGAAGATACACAGAACCAAATATACCCGAGGGTATATATGCTGAGATGAGAGTAGCGATGAACATATATGAAAGGCTTCAAAAACAGCTGAATGTTTTAAAAAATCAAATAATCAATTGGCTTGATATATATTTTCCAGAGTTTTTAGGAGTATTTTCTGATTGGGAAGGCAAGACAGCAATAGCGACGCTGAGAGAAATGCCATTGCCTTGTGATGTAGTAGGGAAGGAAGTAGAAGGGATTATAGAGTACTGGCGTGACAAAGTAGATAAGCGAGCGATTAGTCGCAGGAGGGCGATGGATTTAACAGAAGCTGCCAAAAGAAGTATAGGTAAAAAAGAAGGTAGAAAGCTGGCAAGACAAGAGATAAAATATTTGCTTGAAGAATATGAGCTTTTAAACAAGCAAGTAGAAGAGATAGAAGCCGAGATGGCAGAGCTTTTGAAAGAGGTGCCGAATGGCGATAAGCTTCTTGAAATAAAAGGTGTTGGAGTGAAGACAGCAGTTGGATTTATTTCAGAGGTTGGAGATATAAAGAGGTATGAGGATTCGAAGCAGATACAGAAATTAGCGGGACTCAATATAGTTGAGAATAGTTCTGGCAAGTACAAGGGTCAGACGTGTATAAGTAAAAGAGGGCGAGGAAGGCTCAGAAGTAGCTTGTTCAAGGCCATGATTACAATAGTAGCAAAGAATGAAGAATTTAAGCAGCTGCACAGGTATTACACCACGCGAGAGAACAATCCCTTGAAGAAGAAGCAATCATTAATAGCACTGTGTTGTAAATTGATAAGGGTGTTTTATGCGATTTTGAAAAAAGGCGTAAAGTATGATGGGAACAAGATGTTGAGCGATATAAAGAGAGAGGCTTTAGCAAGGACAGCGTGA
- a CDS encoding AAA family ATPase, with amino-acid sequence MEILKITVSGFKNIQNTSIEFNHPITAIVGPNGYGKSNLLQAIEFGNHFIKANEKTKSSMMSFSPFIPINKNITNSEFYYEIEAKTIFDGMEVIVNYGYKFTWSSKNINTSITEEWLKIKPNQKGKRYSEFIRRTSDKAFIKSSPKDRCDKETKIESNNLVINKLKSNDELFYHKIVDEINKLNIEMISKVLPELSFYLIPSKTSLPKYSIEENILFDILTTVYDLKTNYPEKFEYLMNGFKNIFPSIEELDVAEVKPQSIFKGLPKDEEFADKMYIMRVKEKNLTKSLNISSLSRGTLRIFAFLTSLILADLKGYSLIGFEELEDSIHPKLLQKLLITLSNMSDNCKIIITSHSPYLIQFLDIDNICLAVPNDKGIAVFKKLPLNKRNKIYNKIREMGMNLGDYIFEMYINPDEEFLKMLGAIENEQKIQTDGSVLL; translated from the coding sequence TTGGAAATACTAAAAATAACAGTTTCTGGATTTAAAAACATTCAAAATACCAGTATTGAATTTAATCATCCAATAACTGCTATTGTAGGACCAAACGGATATGGAAAATCAAACCTGCTCCAAGCTATAGAATTTGGCAACCATTTTATCAAAGCTAATGAAAAAACAAAATCATCAATGATGAGTTTTTCGCCTTTTATACCTATTAACAAAAACATAACAAATTCTGAGTTTTATTATGAAATCGAAGCCAAAACTATCTTTGACGGAATGGAAGTAATAGTAAACTATGGCTATAAATTTACATGGTCATCCAAAAATATTAATACTTCAATTACAGAAGAGTGGCTTAAAATAAAACCGAATCAAAAAGGAAAAAGGTATTCTGAATTCATTCGTCGTACCTCAGACAAAGCTTTTATCAAGTCATCACCTAAGGACAGATGTGACAAGGAAACCAAGATTGAAAGCAACAATTTAGTGATTAACAAGTTAAAAAGTAATGACGAGCTCTTTTATCACAAAATAGTAGATGAGATAAACAAATTGAATATTGAAATGATATCCAAGGTTTTACCTGAATTGTCTTTCTATTTAATACCTTCTAAGACAAGCTTGCCCAAGTATTCTATAGAAGAAAATATCCTCTTTGACATATTAACCACTGTGTATGACTTGAAAACTAACTACCCAGAAAAATTTGAATATCTAATGAACGGATTTAAAAATATATTTCCTTCTATAGAAGAATTAGATGTTGCTGAAGTTAAACCGCAGAGCATTTTTAAAGGGCTGCCAAAAGATGAAGAATTTGCAGACAAGATGTATATTATGCGTGTGAAAGAGAAAAACTTAACAAAATCTCTAAATATCTCCTCTTTATCACGCGGAACTTTGCGAATATTTGCCTTTTTAACATCATTGATATTAGCTGATTTAAAAGGTTATTCATTAATTGGGTTTGAAGAGTTAGAAGATTCTATTCATCCAAAATTGTTGCAAAAATTGCTTATAACCTTGTCAAATATGAGCGATAATTGTAAAATAATAATAACAAGCCATTCACCTTATTTGATACAATTTTTAGATATTGATAACATTTGTTTGGCAGTACCTAATGATAAAGGAATTGCTGTGTTCAAAAAATTACCACTTAATAAACGTAACAAAATCTATAATAAAATTAGGGAAATGGGAATGAACTTGGGAGACTACATCTTTGAAATGTATATAAATCCAGATGAGGAATTTTTAAAAATGCTGGGAGCAATAGAGAATGAGCAAAAAATACAAACAGATGGTAGTGTTCTTTTGTGA